One Setaria viridis chromosome 5, Setaria_viridis_v4.0, whole genome shotgun sequence genomic region harbors:
- the LOC117857217 gene encoding small ribosomal subunit protein uS7: MAEVEQPQQEVKLFNRWTFDDVQVNDISLNDYLAVSAMKHATYLPHTAGRYSKKRFRKAQCPIVERLTNSLMMHGRNNGKKVMAVRIMKHTLEIIHLLTDSNPIQVVVDAIINSGPREDATRIGSAGVVRRQAVDISPLRRVNQAIYLLTTGARESAFRNIKTIAECLADELINAAKGSSNSYAIKKKDEIERVAKANR; the protein is encoded by the exons atggcggaggtggagcaGCCGCAGCAGGAGGTGAAGCTCTTCAACCGCTGGACCTTCGATGATGTCCAG GTGAACGACATCTCGCTGAACGACTACCTGGCGGTGTCGGCGATGAAGCACGCGACGTACCTGCCCCACACCGCGGGCCGCTACTCGAAGAAGCGCTTCCGCAAGGCGCAGTGCCCCATCGTCGAGCGCCTTACCAACTCGCTGATGATGCACGGCCGCAACAACGGCAAGAAGGTCATGGCCGTCCGCATCATGAAGCACACCTTGGAGATCATTCACCTGCTCACCGACTCCAACCCCATCCAGGTCGTCGTGGATGCCATCATCAACAG TGGGCCACGTGAGGATGCCACCCGTATTGGTTCTGCTGGTGTTGTGAGGAGGCAGGCTGTGGATATCTCACCCCTGAGGAGGGTTAACCAGGCCATCTACCTCCTCACCACTGGTGCCAGGGAGAGTGCTTTCAGGAACATCAAGACCATTGCTGAGTGCCTTGCAGATGAATTGATCAACGCCGCCAAGGGCTCATCCAACAG CTATGCTatcaagaagaaggatgagatcGAGCGTGTTGCCAAGGCCAACCGTTGA